The Bernardetia litoralis DSM 6794 genome includes a window with the following:
- a CDS encoding UbiA family prenyltransferase, translated as MGLSSYLLLFETAGISFEIAPLWILFFGTLVTYNLCVFYTAGTASKKFEFIYKKRNSLKIIFFLSLILLIPAPFFLTLNQFWFLVHLAVISIFYTVPIHIELPSDDILEEEINGKQKTKKSTKKNYFAVPAWRNIPYLKIFLIAYVWASATVIFPMLHEHLIIQNPKTIALFFERLFFTLAITVPFDIRDKEGDKRVGLNTLVSLLSVQKSKILAIFLLLICTALIYHFHINYFLHFGIVYILTAFLIIGSSNKRSEWYFTGLIDGLFVVEFLILFFI; from the coding sequence ATGGGGTTAAGTTCCTACCTTTTACTTTTTGAGACGGCTGGTATTTCTTTCGAAATTGCACCTCTTTGGATTCTCTTCTTTGGTACACTTGTTACCTATAATTTGTGTGTGTTTTACACAGCAGGAACAGCTTCTAAAAAGTTTGAATTTATTTATAAAAAAAGAAATAGTTTAAAAATAATTTTCTTTTTAAGTTTGATTTTACTTATTCCTGCGCCTTTTTTTCTTACTTTAAATCAATTTTGGTTTTTGGTACATTTGGCTGTAATTTCTATTTTTTATACTGTCCCTATTCATATTGAACTTCCTTCAGATGATATTTTAGAGGAAGAAATAAATGGAAAACAAAAGACAAAAAAATCTACTAAAAAGAATTATTTTGCAGTGCCTGCGTGGAGAAATATTCCTTATCTAAAAATATTTTTGATTGCTTATGTTTGGGCAAGCGCAACTGTTATTTTTCCGATGTTACACGAACATTTAATTATTCAAAATCCTAAAACAATAGCTTTATTTTTTGAGCGTTTATTTTTTACTTTGGCAATAACAGTTCCTTTTGACATTCGGGATAAAGAAGGCGATAAAAGAGTGGGTTTGAATACGTTAGTTAGTTTGTTAAGTGTCCAAAAAAGCAAAATTCTAGCTATTTTTTTACTTCTTATTTGTACAGCTTTAATTTATCATTTTCATATAAATTATTTTCTCCATTTTGGAATAGTTTATATTTTGACTGCTTTTCTAATTATTGGAAGTTCGAACAAACGCTCAGAATGGTATTTTACAGGTTTGATTGATGGACTTTTTGTAGTAGAATTTTTAATTTTATTTTTTATATAA
- the rlmF gene encoding 23S rRNA (adenine(1618)-N(6))-methyltransferase RlmF — MHPNNIHNSFYNFEKLIASNPALKEFVFINQHKIETIDFANEKAVLELNKSLLAHHHDVKNWNIPDGYLCPPIPSRADYLYYLNDLLEAEANKKTIKGLDIGVGANCIYPILASQLFDWKMVGADIDKTAIESAIKNVETSSKLKENIEIRYQESNANIFKGIINENEYFDFTICNPPFHASEKDANSAALRKVKNLKSDSKVGEKTIKLNFGGQANELWCNGGEALFIKRMIKQSVEFKNQVNWFTTLVSKGGNLKAIYKQLDKLKAEHKTINMEQGNKKTRFIAWKF; from the coding sequence AATTTTGAAAAACTCATTGCAAGTAATCCAGCTTTGAAAGAGTTTGTATTTATAAATCAACATAAAATAGAAACTATTGACTTTGCCAATGAAAAAGCCGTTTTAGAATTGAATAAATCACTCTTGGCGCATCATCATGATGTGAAAAATTGGAATATTCCAGATGGTTATTTGTGTCCTCCCATTCCTAGTCGTGCCGATTATTTGTATTATTTGAATGATTTATTAGAAGCAGAAGCAAATAAAAAAACAATAAAAGGTCTTGATATTGGAGTGGGTGCAAATTGCATTTATCCAATTTTGGCTAGTCAATTATTTGATTGGAAAATGGTAGGCGCAGATATTGATAAAACAGCCATAGAATCAGCCATAAAAAATGTAGAAACTTCATCAAAACTCAAAGAAAATATAGAAATTCGTTATCAAGAATCAAATGCGAATATTTTTAAAGGAATAATAAATGAAAATGAATATTTTGATTTTACAATTTGCAATCCTCCTTTTCATGCATCCGAAAAAGATGCAAATTCGGCAGCTTTACGCAAAGTAAAAAACTTAAAAAGTGATAGTAAAGTAGGTGAAAAGACTATAAAACTAAATTTTGGAGGACAAGCAAACGAACTTTGGTGCAATGGTGGAGAAGCTCTTTTTATAAAACGAATGATAAAACAAAGTGTAGAGTTCAAAAATCAAGTAAATTGGTTTACTACTTTAGTTTCAAAGGGTGGAAATCTGAAAGCCATTTATAAGCAATTAGATAAACTCAAAGCCGAACACAAAACAATAAATATGGAACAAGGAAATAAAAAAACTAGATTTATTGCTTGGAAATTTTGA
- a CDS encoding DEAD/DEAH box helicase: MENLVNVKYHQTGNSKSTNHFGMREMQERAFDHRDAKYMLLKSPPASGKSRALMFLALDKLINQGIKKVIVAVPERSIGSSFAPTDLKKFGFFANWSPKEEYNLCTAGSDGSKSKVSSFRNFMEETNKEQILICTHATLRFACEGLDESKFDNVLLAIDEFHHVSIAGNNRLGEILKDIMDKSKAHIVAMTGSYFRGDSVPILLPEDEAKFTKVTYNYYEQLNGYNHLKTLGIGYHFYQGKYTNAIMEVLDTDKKTILHIPSVNSGESTKDKRNEVDFIIDAIGDVERQDTETGVLYVKRKTDGKILKIADLVEDTQKERDKIQAYLRDIKSVDDIDIIIALGMAKEGFDWPYCEHALTVGYRGSLTEIIQIIGRATRDSDNKTHAQFTNLIAQPNAADDEVKFSVNNMLKAITASLLMEQVLAPNWKFKAKVSEDDKAKAGEIKIKGLKEPSSQRVKDIVESDITDLKAKILQDPTMLKVMPDPSIDPEFMNKVLIPKIIRIDYPDLDEAQVEEVRQHVVVDSVVKNSEIKEVGDKRFIRMAGSFVDIDEMQIDLIDRVNPFQEAFEVLSKSVSAKVLKIIQETIEGTRIQMEEEEAFLLWPKVNEFVKIHKREPNINSVMPQEKRLAECIIYLKEYKRKQAAGNAN; encoded by the coding sequence ATGGAAAACCTAGTAAACGTAAAATATCATCAAACAGGAAATAGCAAAAGCACCAATCACTTTGGAATGCGTGAGATGCAAGAACGTGCCTTTGACCACCGAGATGCAAAATATATGCTTCTCAAATCGCCTCCTGCCTCTGGAAAGTCAAGAGCATTAATGTTTTTGGCATTGGACAAACTTATCAATCAAGGTATCAAAAAAGTAATTGTAGCCGTTCCAGAGCGTTCGATTGGTAGTTCATTTGCTCCGACAGATTTAAAAAAGTTTGGTTTTTTTGCGAATTGGTCGCCCAAAGAAGAGTATAATTTGTGTACAGCAGGAAGTGATGGCAGCAAAAGCAAAGTAAGTTCTTTTCGTAATTTTATGGAAGAGACAAATAAAGAACAGATTTTGATTTGTACACACGCTACTTTGCGTTTTGCATGTGAGGGTTTGGATGAAAGTAAGTTTGATAACGTTTTACTTGCCATAGATGAATTTCATCACGTTTCTATTGCTGGCAATAATCGTTTGGGAGAGATTTTAAAAGATATAATGGACAAGTCAAAGGCACATATTGTGGCAATGACAGGTTCTTATTTTAGGGGTGATAGTGTTCCTATTTTACTTCCCGAAGATGAGGCGAAATTTACAAAAGTTACTTATAATTATTATGAGCAATTAAACGGTTACAATCATCTCAAAACGTTGGGAATTGGTTATCATTTTTATCAAGGCAAATATACCAATGCCATTATGGAAGTTTTGGATACGGATAAAAAGACTATTTTGCATATTCCAAGTGTCAATTCGGGCGAATCTACCAAAGACAAACGCAATGAAGTTGATTTTATAATTGATGCCATTGGCGATGTAGAAAGACAAGACACCGAAACAGGCGTACTTTATGTAAAACGAAAAACAGACGGCAAAATCTTAAAAATTGCTGATTTGGTAGAAGATACACAAAAAGAAAGGGATAAAATTCAAGCCTATTTGAGAGATATAAAATCAGTAGATGATATTGATATTATTATCGCTTTAGGAATGGCAAAAGAAGGTTTTGATTGGCCGTATTGCGAACATGCTTTGACAGTTGGTTATAGAGGTTCTTTGACTGAGATTATTCAGATTATTGGTAGAGCGACCCGAGACAGCGACAACAAAACCCATGCTCAATTTACTAATCTGATTGCACAACCCAACGCAGCCGATGATGAAGTAAAATTTTCTGTAAATAATATGTTAAAAGCCATTACAGCTTCTTTATTGATGGAACAAGTTTTAGCTCCCAATTGGAAATTTAAGGCAAAAGTTTCGGAAGATGATAAAGCCAAAGCAGGTGAAATAAAAATTAAAGGATTGAAAGAACCCAGTTCGCAGCGTGTAAAAGACATTGTAGAAAGTGACATTACCGATTTGAAGGCTAAAATACTTCAAGACCCTACCATGTTAAAAGTAATGCCTGACCCTTCCATAGACCCAGAGTTTATGAATAAAGTATTGATTCCAAAAATAATTAGAATAGACTATCCAGATTTAGATGAGGCACAAGTAGAAGAAGTTAGGCAACATGTAGTAGTAGATTCTGTTGTCAAAAATAGCGAAATAAAAGAAGTTGGCGACAAACGATTTATACGTATGGCAGGTTCGTTTGTGGATATAGACGAAATGCAGATTGATTTGATAGATAGAGTGAATCCATTTCAAGAAGCCTTTGAAGTTTTATCCAAATCTGTTTCTGCAAAAGTATTGAAGATAATCCAAGAAACGATTGAAGGAACACGTATTCAGATGGAAGAAGAAGAAGCTTTTCTACTTTGGCCTAAAGTAAATGAATTTGTCAAGATACACAAAAGAGAACCCAATATTAATTCTGTTATGCCACAAGAAAAAAGACTAGCTGAGTGTATTATTTATCTAAAAGAATACAAACGCAAACAAGCTGCTGGAAATGCAAATTGA
- a CDS encoding energy transducer TonB, producing the protein MAMLIVFTIFGLFWLGTTLASITYMVFKNSRNLTQTLENHPPFWLQDYYAFLNRYHKPLLIGSITMGIGLTIWGINSQNKTTCDWQKPSYRNETIQRKHCNKGATRKRSYVEHSAIPYGGTENLYRYFEQNKQNPTGETGTIYVQFFIQEDGSLADISVLSSVSPTLDNEAIRLIEEYTEGWQPALYHGRAVEQRVVIPVQF; encoded by the coding sequence ATGGCAATGCTCATTGTATTTACAATATTCGGACTTTTTTGGCTTGGTACTACGCTGGCTTCCATTACTTATATGGTTTTCAAAAATAGTAGAAACCTAACTCAAACATTAGAAAATCATCCTCCTTTTTGGTTACAAGATTATTATGCTTTTCTGAATCGCTATCACAAACCTCTCTTGATTGGAAGCATTACCATGGGAATTGGTCTGACAATTTGGGGAATTAATTCTCAAAATAAAACAACTTGTGATTGGCAAAAACCAAGTTACAGAAATGAAACCATACAAAGAAAACATTGTAATAAAGGAGCTACACGAAAAAGAAGCTATGTAGAACACTCTGCAATTCCTTATGGAGGAACAGAAAATCTGTATCGTTATTTTGAGCAAAACAAACAAAATCCAACAGGTGAAACAGGAACTATTTATGTTCAGTTTTTTATTCAAGAAGATGGTTCTTTGGCTGATATTTCGGTGCTTTCAAGTGTTAGTCCTACTTTGGATAATGAAGCAATTCGTTTGATAGAAGAATATACAGAAGGTTGGCAACCTGCTTTGTATCATGGAAGAGCAGTTGAGCAGCGTGTTGTAATTCCTGTTCAATTTTAA
- a CDS encoding DUF952 domain-containing protein → MAIPPTYINESKHLIRIQPEQLDLLWKEGWRHFGTHFYRYSWALYDDVLCMVVPLRVDLEGYKHSKRFKKIISKNKHFKTVIEPIALTTEHHVLFEKHKQKFTHSIPEDIYVFLSRQPDKIPNPTYQVNIYDTEREGKTNPVDKGRGKLIACSFFDIGNEAISSVYGMYDPDYHVHSLGIYTMLMEIEYAKEQQKNYYYHGYSYDLPSMYDYKKRFPNIQAYDWEHWQEPKKIFTNPLPKRFYHLVKLADLDLEHYKGSQIRSVGEFIHCSYSEQVARSANKYFSEEESILILHIAPERVYSLIKDEYAPNGLLFPHVYGYIPRMAIFRTTKISKNKNGIFEFDETIDDEFYE, encoded by the coding sequence ATGGCAATACCTCCGACTTATATTAATGAGAGTAAGCATCTTATACGTATCCAACCAGAACAATTAGATTTGTTGTGGAAAGAAGGGTGGCGACATTTTGGAACGCATTTTTATAGATATAGTTGGGCATTGTATGATGATGTACTTTGTATGGTTGTACCTTTGCGTGTAGATTTAGAGGGGTATAAACATAGCAAACGTTTCAAAAAAATTATATCCAAAAATAAACACTTCAAAACTGTAATTGAACCTATTGCGCTGACAACAGAACATCATGTTCTTTTTGAAAAACATAAACAGAAATTTACGCATTCTATTCCAGAGGATATTTATGTTTTTCTTTCTCGGCAGCCAGACAAAATTCCAAATCCTACCTATCAAGTAAATATTTATGATACAGAGAGAGAAGGTAAAACAAATCCAGTTGATAAGGGAAGAGGAAAGCTAATTGCGTGTAGTTTTTTTGATATTGGAAATGAAGCAATTTCATCAGTTTATGGAATGTACGACCCAGATTATCATGTTCATAGCTTGGGAATTTATACGATGTTGATGGAAATAGAATATGCAAAAGAACAGCAAAAAAACTATTATTACCATGGGTATAGTTATGATTTGCCTTCTATGTATGATTACAAAAAAAGGTTTCCAAATATTCAAGCCTACGACTGGGAACATTGGCAAGAACCAAAAAAAATATTTACAAACCCACTTCCAAAGCGTTTTTATCACTTAGTAAAACTTGCAGACTTGGATTTAGAGCATTATAAAGGCTCTCAAATTCGTTCAGTAGGGGAGTTCATTCATTGTTCTTATTCTGAGCAAGTAGCACGTTCTGCTAATAAATATTTTTCAGAAGAAGAATCTATTTTGATTTTACATATTGCACCCGAACGTGTTTATTCGCTGATAAAAGATGAATATGCACCTAATGGGTTGCTTTTTCCTCATGTTTATGGTTATATTCCAAGAATGGCAATTTTTCGAACGACTAAAATTAGCAAGAATAAAAATGGAATTTTTGAGTTTGATGAAACTATTGATGATGAGTTTTATGAGTAG
- a CDS encoding SPOR domain-containing protein: protein MLEKYIKQLLSENDEVVVPKLGTFVAGYAGSEISGLRVAPPSKKIHFYEKLKSDKNELLRKRVTEAEGISIFDFQAELEKMTTKINEELKTLGSSHISHLGIIKKKPDGSLEFEQDDDNLLDDSFGLPSLERKPLNKRENKEEEIESKIIAATDEPVFDRDAQKEKVEEETDNLKDAAVYASLGDRLIKDPVEDEASLKKEKEEFIKSTSEVENPPAKKEAIPPVVDIEEEEEEEEEEENSSSLVLWLIAIPIIFAFVFLLYIFNNDGAMASVRALLGQKPTTTIVTNDTKTDPVTEVDNSIDETAPIEETNNSTDEISDTENSNDNSVDNSANNGTDPATQYTANSETQPEDIINEAKNRFYIVIGSFSEIENARKLRSDLQGSGVSNAKIVMYPKRGMYRVTVGDQASEREAYNQRNTLGSAYPDMWVLNY from the coding sequence ATGCTCGAAAAATATATCAAACAATTATTAAGCGAAAACGATGAAGTAGTCGTTCCAAAACTTGGGACTTTCGTAGCAGGTTATGCAGGCTCTGAAATTTCTGGTCTGCGAGTAGCTCCACCAAGTAAAAAAATTCATTTTTATGAAAAATTAAAAAGTGATAAAAACGAGCTTTTACGTAAACGTGTAACTGAAGCAGAAGGAATTAGTATCTTTGATTTTCAGGCAGAGTTAGAAAAAATGACAACAAAAATAAATGAAGAGCTTAAAACTTTGGGAAGTTCTCATATTTCTCATTTAGGAATTATAAAGAAGAAACCTGATGGTTCATTAGAGTTTGAGCAAGATGATGATAATTTATTAGATGATTCATTTGGTTTGCCCTCACTTGAAAGAAAACCACTTAATAAAAGAGAAAATAAAGAAGAAGAAATAGAAAGTAAAATTATTGCAGCTACCGATGAACCTGTTTTTGATAGAGATGCTCAAAAAGAAAAAGTTGAAGAAGAGACTGATAACCTAAAAGATGCAGCCGTTTATGCATCATTGGGAGATAGATTGATTAAAGACCCAGTAGAAGATGAAGCTAGTCTAAAAAAGGAAAAAGAAGAGTTTATTAAATCTACTTCAGAGGTAGAAAATCCTCCAGCAAAAAAAGAAGCTATTCCACCAGTTGTTGATATAGAAGAGGAAGAAGAAGAAGAAGAGGAAGAAGAAAATAGTTCTTCACTTGTTTTATGGCTTATTGCCATTCCTATTATATTTGCCTTTGTCTTTTTACTTTATATTTTTAATAATGATGGAGCAATGGCAAGTGTAAGAGCACTTTTAGGACAAAAACCAACAACTACGATTGTTACTAATGATACTAAAACTGACCCTGTAACAGAAGTAGATAATTCTATTGATGAGACAGCACCAATAGAAGAAACTAATAATTCTACCGATGAAATAAGTGATACAGAAAATTCAAATGATAATTCTGTGGATAATTCAGCAAATAATGGTACAGACCCAGCCACTCAATATACAGCAAATTCAGAAACTCAGCCCGAAGATATAATTAATGAGGCAAAAAATCGTTTCTATATTGTCATTGGCAGTTTTTCAGAAATAGAAAATGCTCGTAAGCTCCGTTCAGATTTGCAAGGTAGTGGAGTTTCTAATGCCAAAATTGTAATGTATCCAAAGCGTGGAATGTACCGAGTAACCGTAGGCGACCAAGCTTCAGAGCGAGAAGCTTATAATCAAAGAAATACATTGGGAAGTGCTTATCCTGATATGTGGGTACTTAATTATTAA
- a CDS encoding ExbD/TolR family protein — protein MPKSQLKFDPSFNMSSMTDIVFLLLIFFMLTSNAVTPSAVDVNLPSSKHGGTAMPKSNITIKDDKFYYENKEVTLEQLEDDLRASRVQGTNKEIVLHADKMTPIHQIIQVMDIGADIGIKVQLAVKND, from the coding sequence ATGCCAAAATCTCAACTCAAATTCGATCCTAGCTTCAATATGTCTTCCATGACAGATATTGTATTTCTATTGCTTATTTTTTTTATGTTGACTTCTAATGCTGTAACACCTTCGGCAGTAGATGTTAATTTGCCTTCTAGTAAACATGGAGGAACAGCCATGCCAAAATCTAATATTACTATTAAAGATGATAAGTTTTATTATGAGAATAAAGAAGTAACTTTAGAGCAGTTGGAAGATGATTTAAGAGCTTCTCGTGTACAAGGAACAAATAAAGAAATTGTATTGCATGCAGACAAAATGACTCCGATACATCAAATTATTCAAGTAATGGATATAGGTGCAGATATAGGAATAAAAGTACAGTTGGCTGTTAAGAATGATTAG
- a CDS encoding DNA methyltransferase: MFFAEDTEIFEKNQFTNAIASHTQIDGSDLNIYLDKLFEVLNIHQNDRKNLPAYLNAFPYVNGGLFAKKYKVPTFSTTSRKTLLESGNQDWSAINPDIFGSMFQAVISVDQRGSLGQHYTSVPNIMKVIEPLFLNELKEEFEKAKGNTKKLNALLNRIKNIKIFDPACGSGNFLIIAYKELRKLEMEIFQETNSLALSQISLSNFYGIELDDFAHEIAILALWLTKHQMNVEFRKKLGRTNPTLPLTDTGHITQGNACRLDWEKVCPKNEKDEIYILGNPPYLGGKLQNSSQKKDTAIVFSEFKKYNNIDYIGCWFYKGAKYLNHNIKVAFVSTNSICQGTQVHDLWLSIFNLNIEIGFAVKDFLWNNNAKNKAAVICSIIGIRAKSRTENKYLFVDEHKKEAKNINGYLLNAPNIFIEKRTKALSNFPKMIQGNIALDDGYLQLNREEKDILIQNYPKSEKLIRRIYGAKELTGDIEKYCLWIEDDDLEIANSIEPIRKRITNVKEVRLKGKTNAKSCADRPHQFCMLNTAKKTQIVLPRVSSIRRTYIPMIFLDESNIVSDAAQVILDAEPSIFSILNSKIHMIWVTNLAGKLKSDFRYSAGICYNSFPFPAISNQRKEELTQHTLNILDERAQHSEKTLAELYDPDKMPAGLREAHHQNDLAVERCYRSTPFSSDEERLEYLFKLYEKMIQEEKEKNTLFEKQKKKAKPRKKKSKKTE; this comes from the coding sequence TTGTTTTTTGCTGAGGATACAGAAATTTTTGAAAAAAATCAGTTTACAAATGCAATTGCTTCGCATACACAAATTGATGGAAGCGACCTAAATATCTATTTAGACAAACTTTTTGAAGTACTCAATATTCATCAAAACGATAGAAAAAATTTACCTGCTTATCTCAATGCGTTTCCGTATGTAAATGGGGGACTCTTTGCCAAAAAATATAAAGTGCCTACCTTTTCGACTACCTCACGAAAAACACTTTTAGAAAGTGGAAATCAAGATTGGTCGGCTATCAATCCCGATATATTTGGCTCTATGTTTCAAGCTGTCATTTCGGTCGACCAGCGTGGAAGTTTGGGGCAACATTATACCTCTGTTCCAAATATAATGAAAGTCATTGAACCTTTATTTTTGAATGAACTCAAAGAAGAATTTGAAAAAGCAAAAGGAAATACAAAAAAACTAAATGCACTCCTAAACAGAATCAAAAATATAAAAATATTTGACCCTGCTTGTGGTAGTGGAAATTTCTTGATTATTGCTTACAAAGAACTCCGAAAATTAGAAATGGAGATTTTTCAAGAAACAAATTCATTAGCTCTTTCTCAAATATCACTCTCCAATTTCTATGGAATAGAACTAGATGATTTTGCTCACGAAATAGCAATACTTGCATTATGGCTTACCAAACACCAAATGAATGTAGAATTTCGTAAAAAACTCGGAAGAACAAACCCTACATTACCACTCACAGATACAGGACATATCACGCAAGGAAATGCCTGCCGATTAGATTGGGAAAAAGTCTGTCCGAAAAACGAAAAGGATGAGATTTATATTTTGGGGAATCCTCCGTATTTGGGTGGAAAACTTCAAAATTCATCACAAAAAAAGGATACTGCAATTGTATTTAGTGAATTTAAAAAATATAACAATATAGACTATATAGGTTGTTGGTTTTATAAAGGAGCAAAATATCTAAATCATAATATAAAAGTTGCATTTGTAAGTACAAATTCTATTTGTCAAGGTACTCAAGTACACGATTTATGGCTCAGTATATTTAATTTGAATATTGAAATTGGGTTTGCAGTAAAAGATTTTTTATGGAATAATAATGCTAAAAACAAAGCAGCAGTTATTTGTTCAATTATTGGAATAAGAGCAAAAAGTAGAACAGAGAATAAGTATTTATTTGTCGACGAACATAAAAAAGAAGCTAAGAATATTAACGGTTACTTATTGAATGCTCCTAACATTTTTATAGAAAAAAGAACTAAAGCACTAAGTAATTTTCCAAAAATGATTCAAGGTAATATAGCACTTGATGATGGCTATTTGCAATTAAATAGGGAAGAGAAAGATATATTGATTCAAAATTATCCTAAGTCAGAAAAGCTAATAAGAAGAATATATGGCGCAAAAGAATTAACAGGAGATATTGAAAAATATTGTTTATGGATAGAAGATGATGATTTGGAGATAGCTAATTCAATTGAACCTATAAGAAAAAGGATAACTAATGTGAAGGAAGTTAGATTAAAAGGAAAGACTAACGCAAAATCTTGTGCAGATAGACCTCATCAATTTTGTATGTTAAATACTGCAAAGAAGACTCAAATTGTTCTTCCAAGAGTTTCATCAATAAGAAGAACATATATTCCAATGATATTTTTAGATGAATCTAATATTGTTTCAGATGCTGCCCAAGTAATTCTTGATGCAGAACCAAGCATTTTCTCAATATTAAATTCAAAAATTCATATGATTTGGGTCACGAATTTAGCAGGTAAATTAAAAAGTGATTTTAGATATTCTGCTGGCATTTGTTATAATAGTTTCCCTTTCCCAGCCATTTCAAATCAAAGAAAAGAAGAACTCACTCAACATACTTTAAATATTCTTGATGAGCGAGCGCAGCATTCAGAAAAAACACTAGCCGAGCTTTACGACCCAGATAAAATGCCAGCAGGTTTGAGAGAAGCGCATCATCAAAACGATTTGGCTGTTGAGCGTTGTTATCGTAGTACGCCTTTTAGTAGTGATGAAGAGCGTTTGGAGTATTTATTTAAGCTCTATGAAAAAATGATACAGGAAGAAAAAGAAAAAAACACGCTTTTTGAGAAACAAAAGAAGAAAGCAAAACCGAGAAAGAAGAAAAGTAAAAAAACGGAATAG
- a CDS encoding type IIL restriction-modification enzyme MmeI — protein sequence MKITQIENNLSKLIKNFDKETFIYQLLLVYNLPKATITRLQKGTANLSKIEGEVSLKTKLFFKETYDQDLHLCITNLANEIKHKQRFIIVTDYETFLAKDTKTNTTLDISLKELPKYYDFFLPWAGMEKAQLQTENPADVKAAVKMAKLFDEIKKENDDNSTESVQELNIFLSRLLFCFLLRIQKFLKKISLQMQLLRIHKLMEAT from the coding sequence ATGAAAATTACCCAAATAGAAAACAATCTTTCCAAACTGATAAAGAATTTTGATAAAGAAACATTTATTTATCAATTATTATTGGTCTATAATTTACCCAAAGCAACTATTACAAGATTGCAAAAGGGAACTGCCAACCTTTCCAAAATAGAAGGAGAAGTTTCATTAAAAACAAAACTCTTCTTTAAAGAAACCTATGACCAAGATTTACACCTTTGCATAACCAATCTAGCAAACGAAATAAAACACAAGCAGCGTTTTATTATTGTTACAGATTATGAAACTTTTTTGGCAAAAGACACCAAAACAAATACTACGCTTGATATTTCGTTAAAAGAATTACCAAAATACTATGATTTTTTCTTGCCGTGGGCAGGAATGGAAAAAGCTCAGCTCCAAACTGAAAACCCTGCTGATGTAAAAGCTGCCGTCAAGATGGCAAAGCTTTTTGATGAAATAAAAAAAGAAAATGATGATAATTCAACTGAATCTGTACAAGAACTAAATATTTTTCTTTCCAGATTGTTGTTTTGTTTTTTGCTGAGGATACAGAAATTTTTGAAAAAAATCAGTTTACAAATGCAATTGCTTCGCATACACAAATTGATGGAAGCGACCTAA
- a CDS encoding MotA/TolQ/ExbB proton channel family protein, which translates to MNISFILLQAATKIPSVSYWDVFMKGAIVSYTLIGLSLLLFYFFLERLWTFFKLTRENPKDLLDRIKQLLMTRGMESAQEALRKSSSSYSIILRESLEIMTYVKSDQLKERIDEVAQRELTKLERKVGYISLVAGAAPMVGFLGTVVGMIQAFSQLANQDGATSTQALAQGIYQAMGTTMGGLIVGLFAYIMYNYLIAKIHKVTGKMNTLIHDFILMLQQRS; encoded by the coding sequence GTGAATATTTCCTTTATTTTACTTCAAGCTGCTACTAAAATACCTTCTGTAAGTTACTGGGATGTGTTTATGAAAGGTGCTATTGTTAGTTATACTCTTATTGGTCTTTCTCTTTTATTATTTTACTTTTTTTTAGAAAGATTATGGACATTTTTTAAACTTACTAGAGAGAATCCAAAAGATTTATTAGACCGTATCAAACAATTACTCATGACTAGAGGAATGGAAAGCGCACAAGAAGCCTTGCGCAAATCTTCATCTTCTTATTCTATTATTTTGAGAGAAAGTCTTGAAATAATGACGTATGTAAAATCAGACCAACTCAAAGAACGTATAGATGAAGTAGCTCAAAGAGAACTTACCAAATTAGAAAGGAAGGTAGGTTATATTTCTTTGGTGGCAGGTGCTGCGCCAATGGTTGGGTTTTTGGGAACGGTGGTCGGAATGATTCAAGCTTTTTCTCAGCTTGCTAATCAAGATGGAGCAACAAGCACACAAGCGTTGGCACAAGGAATTTATCAAGCAATGGGAACAACAATGGGAGGACTGATAGTAGGACTCTTTGCTTATATTATGTACAATTATTTGATAGCCAAAATTCATAAAGTAACAGGAAAAATGAATACACTCATTCATGATTTTATATTGATGTTGCAACAGAGAAGTTAA